The DNA region CGCATAGGCCGGCGTCAGCGGCGCGATGCCGAAGATGGAGCGATAGAACAGGCTGCCATAGATCGCGTCGTAGAGATCGCCGGGCGCGCCCGATGCGCCGATGCTGCCGTCACTCTGGCCGGCAACGATGATCTCCAGCAGCTTGCTGCGGCGATGGCTGAGGTAGCGGTCGTAGAACATCTCCGCCGATCCGGTCTTCGAGATGCATTCCGAGATCACCGCGAGCTGCACCCGCCCGACCTCGCCTTGCAGGGCGCCGACATAGCTCGCCACGTGGCGGCGGATGCGTGCGATGGGCGTGCCGGTGCCGGCGATCGGCACTGCGCGCGAGGCCTGGTCGAGGAAGGCGTCGATCAGCAGCGCCTCGCGCGACGGCCACCATTTGTAGACCGTCATCTTCGAGACGCCGGAATGCCTTGCAATGGCGTCGATCGTGGTGGCGGCAAGCCCGGTCGTGGCCATCAGCGTGTAGGCGGCTTGCAGGATGGCGGCGGTGGTCGCAGCGGAACGCGGCCGGCCGCGGCGCGGCGTCGCGTCGTCGGCGGTTTCCACCCTGCTGTCCACCATCGGTCCGGTCTTCCATGGGCGCATCTGAATCACGCGCCATCGCGACCGACTTAGCACAAATCGGCGAACGGCGTGGTGCGCATGCGCGCCATCATGCCGCTTGACAGTCGCTCGCGCTCGCTTCAACGAGCAGGTCTGTCCGCTCCCGGAGTTTTCGAATCGACAATGGACAACCCTTCCCGGTCAGAACGATCCCGCAACGCGGCGCTGCAGGCCGCGATCACGATCATCTCGCGCGATGGGCCGGGCCGGCTGACGCTGGACGCGATCGCGCGCGAGAGCGGGCTGAGCAAGGGCGGACTGATGCACCAGTTCCGCACCAAGGAGGCGGTGCTGAAGGCGCTGCTCCAGCAGCAGATGGCCCATTTCGACGAGTTCGCCGCCCGCTACAAGGAAAAGGCGCGCGCAATGTCGGCGCAGCCTGAGCTGGCGACGCAACTAGCGACCGTTCGGGAGGCGACGACCAAGCCGAATTCGGCGGCGCTGGCCCTGCTCGCGGCGATGGTCGAGGATCCGAGCCTGATGAACGCGCCTCGCGACATCGACATCGAGCAGATCAAGGCGATCAAGGCCGAAGCCAGCGATCCCGAATTGGCGATGCTGCGCTGGGCGGCGGCGAGGGGGCTGCTGCTGAGCTCACTGTTCGGACTTTCACCGCTCACCGAGGCCGAGCGCGACCGGCTGTTCGAGCGCCTGCTCGACGACCAGCAGTGGGCTGCGCTCGAGCGGCCCAAGCCTGACGCCAAGCCTGCCAAGCCTGCGCCCGCTGCCAAATCCGCTTCGCCCGCACGGCCGTCCCGCAAGCGCCACCCATCCACCTGATCCCAGCGGCGATCCTGCGGTCGAACGTTTCTGTTCATTTTCGCACTTTACAAACCGACTGGTCGGTTTTATGGTGATTGCATCAATTCGGGCTGGGCATGCGTCGGATGTCGACGCTGCCGGCGGCGTCGGGCCTTTGCCCGCGTCACCTGCCTGCAGACGGGGGCTTGCCCGCAAGGCCGCCAAAGGAGACTGGAATGGATAGCTCGATCGCGACACGCGGTCTGGGAGTGCTGGCGCTTTGCTCGATCGCAGTGGGGTGCGCCAGCGTTGCGCCGGTGCCTTATGCGGACGTGGCTTCCTCGTCCTACATGGCGCCTGACCCCTCCGACACGACGGGCCGCGTGCCCTATCGCTACGACGCCCAGGTCGACTGGCGCAGCTACAACAAGGCGATCCTCGATCCGGTCGTGGTCTATCGCGGCCGCGACCAGCAGTTCGGCGACATGTCCGACGGCGACAAGGCCGAGCTCGCCGCGCACATGCAGTCGAGCTTCATGACCAGGCTCGCGACCCGCTTCACGATGGTCAACAGCCGCGGCCCCAACACGCTTCGGGTGCGGTTGACCCTGACCGGTGCGGTCGCCACCACGCCGGTACTCGGCACGCTGTCGCGCTTCGACATGGCGGGCGCCGTGTACAACGGCGTGCAGGCGGCGCGCGGCGGCGAGGGCATGATGACCGGCTCGGTGATCTATGCCGTCGAGATCTTCGACGCGCCGTCATCGCGCCTGCTCAGCGCCTATGTCAGCAAGCAATTCCCCGACGCCTACGACATCAAGGCGAGCATCGGCTCGCTCTCGGCGTCGTTCGCCGGCATCGACAAGGGCGCCGAAAGCCTGGTGGCGCAGTTCAGATGATTTTTGCGCGGATAGCTGCGCGCCGTTTGGCGCAAGGCCGAGCGCAGGCATGTGTGAGACCAACGAGGAGTGCCACGGATGAATTTCTTGTTTCGATTGATCGTGCGCGGCGTCATTGCCGCGGTCCTGATGAGTACGATCGGCCGCGCCGAAGCCGTGAGCCCGGTCGATCCCAGCGGGACATGGGTGACCGAAGACGGACGCGCCCGCATCCGGCTCGAACGCTGCGGCATGACGCAGTCGCGGATCTGCGGCTACATCGTGTGGATGAACGCGCCGCTCGACGAACGGGGGCAGCCGATCCGCGACAGCTACAATCCGGATCCCTCGAAGCGGGCGCGCTACGTCCTTGGCCACCAACTGATCATGGGCCTGAAGCCGACACCGGAAGGCTGGTTCGACGGCGACATCTACAATGCCGAGGACGGCCGGTCCTATTCCGTGATGCTGTGGCGCGACGCCCCGGATCGGCTCAAGCTCCGGGGATGCATGCTGAAGCTGCTGTGCCAGACCCAGACCTGGAAGCAGACCAATGACGTGCTGCCGGGCCAATTGGTCGGGCTGACCGGCGATCCCGGCGGTCCCAAGGCCGACAAGGAATGGGCCGCACTGCCGCCGTCGAAGACCGTGGCGGTCGGAGCGAAATAGACGCAAGGCCGCCGTTGTCGGTCAGCCCCGCGGGATATCGCGCAGCGCCTGGTCGAGCGTCTCGATCAGGAGATCGGCATGCTCCCTGCCGAACACCAGCGGCGGCCGGACCTTCAGCACATTGGCGTTCGGGCCGGCCGCGCTGATCAGCACGTGCCGCGCGCGCAGGCCATTGACGAGCTGCGCCGTCTCCTTGGCCGCGGGCGCATCGCCGCGGCGCAGCTCGACGCCGATGAAGAGGCCGGCGCCGCGGACGTCATGGATCAGATCGTGCCTGTCGCGCAGCGCGACGATCCGCTCGCGCAAGTACGCGCCGGTGCGCTTCGCGTTCTCGACCAGGCCCTCCTGCTCGATCACATCGAGAACGGCGGTCGCCGCGGCAGCGGAGACCGGATTGCCGCCAAACGTGTTGAAGTAGCGCGAGCGCGCGCCGAATTCCTTCAAGAGCTCGGGCCGTGCGGCCATCGCGGCCACCGGATGGCCGTTGCCCATCGGCTTGCCCATCGTGACTACGTCCGGGATGAGCCCGTGGCGGGCGAAGCCCCACAGGCCGTCGCCGCAGCGGCCGAAGCCGGGCTGCACCTCGTCGGCGATGAACAATGCACCGGCGGCGCGTGCGGCATCGACGGCGGGACGCAGGAAGCCGGGCGGATCGGCGAACACGCCGTCGCTGGAGAAGATCGTGTCGACAAGGAGCGCGGCCGGGCGGATACCGCTGCGCTTCATGTCGTCGAATGCCGCGCGGATGTGGCCTGCGAAGATGTCCCCGGTTGCGTCGCCTGCGGGTTGCGGTGCCGGCACCAGACGGACATGGGGCGCGGTCGGCTCGGGCAGGCCGAGCGACGGCGACAATTCGGCAAGCAAGCCCGTAACGCCGTGATAGGCCGTTTTGGTGACGACGACACCGGTGCCGCCGGTGCAGGTGCGGGCGACGCGGAGCGCCAGATCGTTGGACTCGCTGCCGGTGCAGGTGAACATCACATTGCCGATCTCGGGCGGAAAGGTCGCGAGCAGGCGCTCGGCATAGTCGAGAACGGTCTCGTGCAGATAGCGGGTGTGGGTGTTGACGATCGCGGCCTGCCGCGCGATCGCCTCGACCACGCGGGGATGGCAGTGGCCGACGCAGGCGACGTTGTTGTAAGCGTCGAGATAGCGGTTGCCGGCCTGGTCGTAGAGCCAGACGCCGTCGCCGCGGACCACCTGCACCGGTTGCTCGTAGAACAGCCGATAGGCCGGGCCGAGCAGGCGATTGCGCCGCGCGATCAGGTCTTGTGTCGAATTTTCCACCGACATCGTGTCACTCCGCTTGGCAGGCGCGTTCGATCTGCTGCGCGGCTTGCGCGCGCGACAAGGTCGCGATCCGGGCGAGCCGCGCCGAGGCCTGCTTGTTGTTGCGCAGAATATACGCGCTGTTCTCGGGATAGCGAGCGGCCCTGATGTTGCTGATCACGATCGTCATCACCATGCGGGTCGCGATCAGGTCGAACAGGATGCCGCACTCATGTGCCTCGAGCGGCGCCACCGCATGATAGGCCGCGATCAGCTCGAGCGCCGGCGCCAGCGGATCGTCGCTGTCGGTCACTTGGTAGGCGGCAGCGATCGCGAGGTCGTTGATCCGGGCCGTCGCGGTCAGATCGCCGAAATCGATGATTCCGACAATGCGCGTCGCGTCGGCGGGATCGACCACGACGTTGTGCGGGTTGAGGTCGTTGTGCAGCGGCTGCTTCGGGAGCCGCGCCAGCACCGGCACGGCATGGGTTTCAAAGTCATCGAGGAAACGCGCGACCAGATCGCGCTGGGTGGATGGCACCGTGCCGATCAACGGCCGCAGCTCGGCGGCGTGCTGGATATCCCACAATAGCTTGTGGTTGGCGCCGGGATGGACGAAATCGCGCATCGCCAGTGCGAGCCGGGCCGCGCATCGGCCGACATCGCGGCGCAAGGCTGCCGACGGTGGTGCCTGATGCATCGGCGTTCCCGCCAGGAAGGACAGCAGCCGCACGATCCGCTGCGAGCCGTCGTCGAAGGCGAGGTCGAGCTCGACCGCGCCATTCAGTGCCGGAACGATGCGCGGGATCGGCAGAAGCGGATCGCGCGCGGCGACGTGGCGCAACACCTCGGTCTGCAGATTGGTGACGGCGCGGTCCTCCGCGGGATTGGCGATCTTCAGGACGTATTCGCTGCCGTCGGCCGCGCGCAGCCGGAAATTCTGATCGCGCTCGCTGTCGAGCCGGCGCACCGCGGCCTTGACGCCGAAATGCTCGGCGACCAGCGCCGTGGCGCGGGCTTCGGGGATGGGGGAGGCCGCGCGCAGTCCGTCGATCGGATCCGCGGCTGCGATGGCGGTTGAACGGTCCTGCACGCGAGGCGTCCTTGCGTCTTTCAATAGCCGCGGCCGCGGTCGATCGCATGCGGCGGACGCTGTCCGGCGCGGAGTGCGTCGGCGGTCACGGCAAGCGTCGTCGCGACGGCGTTGATGCTGACGTCGCTGGCGTCATGCGGCGTGATGACGATCTGCGGATGGTACCAGAACGGATGCGCCTGTGGCAGCGGCTCGGTGGCGAAGACGTCGAGCGCGGCGCCGGACAATTGGCCGCAATCGAGCGCGGCCACGAGGTCGGCCTCGACCAGATGTTCGCCGCGGCCGACCTGGATCAGAAAGCCGCCGCGGCGCATCCGGTTGAAGAGGTCGCCATTGAGGATGCCGCGCGTCTCGGACGTGAGCGGCAGCAGGTTCACCAGCACCTCGGTCTCGCCGAGCATGGCAGTCAGGCCATCAGGCCCGTGATATGAGCGGCTCGCCGAGGTGACCGCCTTGGCGGTCCGGCTCCACGACATCACGGGAAAGCCGAGACGGGC from Bradyrhizobium genosp. L includes:
- a CDS encoding TetR/AcrR family transcriptional regulator produces the protein MVDSRVETADDATPRRGRPRSAATTAAILQAAYTLMATTGLAATTIDAIARHSGVSKMTVYKWWPSREALLIDAFLDQASRAVPIAGTGTPIARIRRHVASYVGALQGEVGRVQLAVISECISKTGSAEMFYDRYLSHRRSKLLEIIVAGQSDGSIGASGAPGDLYDAIYGSLFYRSIFGIAPLTPAYARNLVNLVLRPNPDL
- a CDS encoding TetR/AcrR family transcriptional regulator — protein: MDNPSRSERSRNAALQAAITIISRDGPGRLTLDAIARESGLSKGGLMHQFRTKEAVLKALLQQQMAHFDEFAARYKEKARAMSAQPELATQLATVREATTKPNSAALALLAAMVEDPSLMNAPRDIDIEQIKAIKAEASDPELAMLRWAAARGLLLSSLFGLSPLTEAERDRLFERLLDDQQWAALERPKPDAKPAKPAPAAKSASPARPSRKRHPST
- a CDS encoding DUF3313 domain-containing protein, whose product is MDSSIATRGLGVLALCSIAVGCASVAPVPYADVASSSYMAPDPSDTTGRVPYRYDAQVDWRSYNKAILDPVVVYRGRDQQFGDMSDGDKAELAAHMQSSFMTRLATRFTMVNSRGPNTLRVRLTLTGAVATTPVLGTLSRFDMAGAVYNGVQAARGGEGMMTGSVIYAVEIFDAPSSRLLSAYVSKQFPDAYDIKASIGSLSASFAGIDKGAESLVAQFR
- a CDS encoding DUF2147 domain-containing protein, yielding MNFLFRLIVRGVIAAVLMSTIGRAEAVSPVDPSGTWVTEDGRARIRLERCGMTQSRICGYIVWMNAPLDERGQPIRDSYNPDPSKRARYVLGHQLIMGLKPTPEGWFDGDIYNAEDGRSYSVMLWRDAPDRLKLRGCMLKLLCQTQTWKQTNDVLPGQLVGLTGDPGGPKADKEWAALPPSKTVAVGAK
- a CDS encoding aspartate aminotransferase family protein, which encodes MSVENSTQDLIARRNRLLGPAYRLFYEQPVQVVRGDGVWLYDQAGNRYLDAYNNVACVGHCHPRVVEAIARQAAIVNTHTRYLHETVLDYAERLLATFPPEIGNVMFTCTGSESNDLALRVARTCTGGTGVVVTKTAYHGVTGLLAELSPSLGLPEPTAPHVRLVPAPQPAGDATGDIFAGHIRAAFDDMKRSGIRPAALLVDTIFSSDGVFADPPGFLRPAVDAARAAGALFIADEVQPGFGRCGDGLWGFARHGLIPDVVTMGKPMGNGHPVAAMAARPELLKEFGARSRYFNTFGGNPVSAAAATAVLDVIEQEGLVENAKRTGAYLRERIVALRDRHDLIHDVRGAGLFIGVELRRGDAPAAKETAQLVNGLRARHVLISAAGPNANVLKVRPPLVFGREHADLLIETLDQALRDIPRG
- a CDS encoding phosphotransferase — its product is MQDRSTAIAAADPIDGLRAASPIPEARATALVAEHFGVKAAVRRLDSERDQNFRLRAADGSEYVLKIANPAEDRAVTNLQTEVLRHVAARDPLLPIPRIVPALNGAVELDLAFDDGSQRIVRLLSFLAGTPMHQAPPSAALRRDVGRCAARLALAMRDFVHPGANHKLLWDIQHAAELRPLIGTVPSTQRDLVARFLDDFETHAVPVLARLPKQPLHNDLNPHNVVVDPADATRIVGIIDFGDLTATARINDLAIAAAYQVTDSDDPLAPALELIAAYHAVAPLEAHECGILFDLIATRMVMTIVISNIRAARYPENSAYILRNNKQASARLARIATLSRAQAAQQIERACQAE
- a CDS encoding 2-hydroxyacid dehydrogenase, translating into MRCVLVSKSLDLRGYFGAELARTAPRIEVVDHAAGSPVEEVRLALAWHPPDDAFERYPNLQAVCSIAAGVDNIVACPSLPSGVDVVRVVDRGQAQMMSGFIAWHVIGHQRGFAAFRTQQRDRIWRRGDQRRAQDVAVGILGNGEIGQRVAADLARLGFPVMSWSRTAKAVTSASRSYHGPDGLTAMLGETEVLVNLLPLTSETRGILNGDLFNRMRRGGFLIQVGRGEHLVEADLVAALDCGQLSGAALDVFATEPLPQAHPFWYHPQIVITPHDASDVSINAVATTLAVTADALRAGQRPPHAIDRGRGY